In the Endozoicomonas sp. SCSIO W0465 genome, TTGCCAATGACGGTTTTCTTGATTTCTACAAAGTTGCCAACCCGGGCTTTTTCCTTCAGTTCGGTTCCCGGCCTCAGGCGGGCAAAAGGGCCAACCTCACAGCCTGCAGCAACAACCGCATCTTCCAGTATGGAGTGTGCTTTGATAACGGCCCCTTCCCCAATGACCGAGTTGCGAATAACACAACCGGGTTCGATATAAACGTTATCTGCCAGCTCAACCCGGCCTTCGAGCACCACATTGATATCCAGAGTAATATCATGGCCAGTCTTGACATCACCACGAATATCCAGACGCTGTGGGTCAATAATGGTGACGCCATTAACCATCAGGTTATTCGCCAGCTGTTGTTGACGGGCCCTTTCCAGCTGCATCAGCTGGACTCGGCTGTTGACACCTTCAACTTCAATAGGGCGCTGTGGCTGGACATGAATAACCGGCGTATCTTCGGCTACCGCCATGGACACGATATCTGTGAGATAGAACTCATGCTGGACGTTGTCATTGTTCAGGTTACTGATCCAGCCGTTCGCCTTATTCCCCGGAATGGCCATGATGCCGGTATTCACTTCATTGATGGCCAGCTGCTCCGGGCTGGCATCCTTATCCTCAACAATGGCCTGAATATTGCCAAAGCCATCACGGATAATCCGGCCATAACCGGAAGGGTTAGCCAGGTTGATGGTCAGTAGTCCCAGACGCTCACCATTACTGCCTGCCAGCAGTGACTGTAAAGACGACGAGTGAATCAG is a window encoding:
- the glmU gene encoding bifunctional UDP-N-acetylglucosamine diphosphorylase/glucosamine-1-phosphate N-acetyltransferase GlmU codes for the protein MRADIVILAAGQGSRMKSKLPKVLHPIAGKPMLEHVILSAQHTQKKVGNGKIHVVIGHGAEQVKNALGHYDLNWVVQEEQLGTGHAVQQALPGCKGADVVLVLYGDVPLIHSSSLQSLLAGSNGERLGLLTINLANPSGYGRIIRDGFGNIQAIVEDKDASPEQLAINEVNTGIMAIPGNKANGWISNLNNDNVQHEFYLTDIVSMAVAEDTPVIHVQPQRPIEVEGVNSRVQLMQLERARQQQLANNLMVNGVTIIDPQRLDIRGDVKTGHDITLDINVVLEGRVELADNVYIEPGCVIRNSVIGEGAVIKAHSILEDAVVAAGCEVGPFARLRPGTELKEKARVGNFVEIKKTVIGKGSKVNHLSYVGDCELGDEVNVGAGTITCNYDGVNKYKTIIGDGAFIGSNSSLVAPVTIGCGATAGAGSTITKNIPDGQLAVARGQQRNIEGWQRPVKED